The Gammaproteobacteria bacterium genome includes a region encoding these proteins:
- a CDS encoding molybdopterin-dependent oxidoreductase: protein MNTLEQFRLTRRRFLQVSGTVGLTGASAMGLGTLPGFSALSHAEVAAPKSNRQGDTVVTKNVCHQCPARCGIDVYTTNGRVHAIYGALDHPISNGKLCPKGHLGAYILYDPDRFKGPMKRSNPKKGRNEDPRFVPISWDEALDIFAARLQALRDRGESHRFSIFYGRGWGESDAGMQKPFAKLYGTPNIIGHSSMCADAGKKVKLATDGNYSYSAYDYANTNYLLNFGAGFLDAFRPYNGNMQAWGKMRSKSPKTRVTVVEVHLNATGAAADQLLLVKPGTDGALALAIAHVILAEGLWDKEFVGDFKDKVNRFRPGGVPVDPSTFESVWVKGLVEWWNQEVKDRTPAWAEKITSVPENDITTVAREFGTTRPAMALFERGPTSHSNGTYNGMAIHALNALTGSLFAKGGLFYQIGPSYGKPPADYKDYQDDYAASEDRKQHPRIDKVGTDEWPMAKNMMQEVAKNHLAGNPYKLDTAIFYLTNPTFTSPDPRVWEEALKEIFVIDTSPFPSETAMMADLILPDHTYLERLQDTPTYPYQGYPLANLRVPAVKPLYNTMLYSDVLMEVGKRLKGGIAEYYEKTKNTENVLRHIAKGFEQDPGDNGVNGFESWKEKGVWYKKPYLWRQQRGKFYEWDGGGYNRLMTAEQVKQKLIKTPSGKFEFKSAYLEKHAEFINRKLGIQEDRVGFPQWIEPRHTGGGDLHLITPKVAMHAEGRGSNLPHAINLLQPSLGGNKTVFLEIHPKTARSRGIRNHDKVRIKSSVGTIDAYARYFEGTRPDTVVLPMEHGHWAMGRWAKNRMPGHSGEVTENVSDPISGLAGYYTGKVTVQRI from the coding sequence ATGAACACGCTCGAACAGTTCCGGTTGACACGGCGGCGGTTTCTCCAGGTAAGCGGTACGGTTGGGTTAACAGGTGCAAGCGCCATGGGGCTTGGGACCCTACCCGGTTTCTCTGCGTTAAGTCATGCTGAGGTTGCAGCACCAAAGTCGAATCGGCAAGGTGACACCGTTGTTACCAAAAACGTTTGTCATCAATGCCCCGCTCGATGTGGCATCGATGTTTATACAACCAATGGGCGTGTGCATGCTATATACGGTGCGCTTGATCACCCGATCTCTAACGGTAAGCTTTGTCCCAAGGGGCACTTGGGTGCCTACATCCTATACGATCCCGATCGCTTCAAGGGTCCGATGAAACGTTCAAATCCAAAGAAAGGGCGCAATGAGGATCCCCGTTTTGTGCCCATTAGTTGGGACGAAGCTCTGGATATATTCGCCGCTCGGTTACAAGCTTTGCGGGATAGGGGTGAATCACATCGTTTCTCTATTTTCTACGGTCGCGGCTGGGGTGAGTCGGATGCCGGTATGCAGAAGCCTTTCGCTAAGCTCTATGGGACGCCCAATATTATCGGGCATTCCTCTATGTGTGCAGATGCGGGTAAGAAGGTGAAATTGGCAACGGATGGTAACTACTCCTACAGCGCCTACGATTATGCAAACACGAACTACCTGCTCAATTTTGGCGCAGGGTTTCTGGATGCTTTTCGACCGTACAACGGTAACATGCAGGCCTGGGGTAAGATGCGCAGCAAAAGCCCGAAAACTCGCGTCACAGTAGTTGAGGTGCATTTGAATGCCACCGGAGCCGCTGCCGACCAGTTGTTGCTTGTCAAACCCGGAACTGATGGGGCCCTCGCGCTCGCCATTGCCCATGTGATTTTAGCTGAAGGGTTATGGGATAAAGAATTTGTTGGAGACTTTAAAGACAAGGTAAATCGTTTTCGTCCGGGCGGGGTTCCAGTAGATCCCTCGACTTTTGAGTCAGTCTGGGTTAAGGGGCTGGTTGAGTGGTGGAACCAAGAGGTCAAAGATCGCACGCCTGCCTGGGCCGAAAAAATAACCTCGGTCCCCGAAAATGATATTACAACCGTAGCCCGGGAATTTGGCACTACGCGTCCGGCTATGGCACTGTTCGAACGTGGACCTACATCACATAGTAACGGTACCTACAATGGTATGGCGATCCATGCTTTAAATGCGCTAACGGGTTCGCTTTTTGCCAAAGGCGGATTGTTCTACCAGATTGGGCCATCCTACGGCAAGCCGCCTGCGGACTACAAGGACTATCAGGATGACTATGCAGCCTCGGAGGATCGCAAGCAGCATCCTCGTATTGACAAGGTTGGTACGGACGAGTGGCCTATGGCCAAGAACATGATGCAGGAAGTCGCCAAAAACCACCTGGCAGGTAATCCATACAAACTGGATACTGCGATTTTCTATCTAACAAATCCAACTTTTACGTCACCCGATCCGAGAGTCTGGGAGGAGGCGCTAAAAGAAATTTTTGTCATCGATACTTCCCCATTTCCAAGCGAGACAGCCATGATGGCGGATCTCATTTTGCCGGATCACACTTACCTCGAGAGACTCCAAGATACACCAACTTACCCCTATCAGGGGTATCCACTCGCCAATCTGCGAGTGCCGGCGGTAAAGCCTTTGTATAACACGATGTTGTACAGTGACGTCCTGATGGAAGTCGGCAAGCGCTTAAAGGGCGGTATCGCAGAATACTACGAGAAGACTAAGAATACAGAAAACGTGTTACGCCACATCGCCAAAGGCTTTGAGCAGGATCCAGGTGACAATGGTGTTAATGGTTTCGAGTCTTGGAAGGAGAAAGGGGTGTGGTACAAAAAACCCTATCTGTGGCGGCAGCAGCGTGGCAAATTCTATGAATGGGACGGAGGCGGTTACAATCGACTCATGACCGCCGAGCAGGTTAAGCAAAAATTGATTAAAACCCCATCGGGTAAGTTCGAGTTTAAGTCTGCCTATCTTGAGAAACACGCTGAATTCATCAATCGCAAACTAGGTATCCAGGAAGATCGGGTGGGTTTCCCTCAATGGATAGAGCCACGCCACACCGGCGGGGGCGATTTACATCTGATTACACCCAAGGTTGCTATGCATGCGGAGGGTCGTGGCTCCAATTTACCACACGCGATTAACCTGTTGCAGCCATCTCTCGGTGGTAATAAAACCGTGTTCCTTGAGATTCACCCCAAAACGGCCCGCAGTCGTGGTATCCGTAACCATGACAAAGTTCGAATCAAATCATCTGTGGGCACGATCGACGCCTACGCTCGATATTTTGAGGGTACACGCCCCGATACCGTGGTATTGCCGATGGAGCATGGCCACTGGGCAATGGGTCGGTGGGCCAAAAATAGGATGCCCGGACATTCCGGTGAAGTAACCGAAAATGTATCTGACCCGATCTCCGGTTTGGCCGGGTATTACACCGGTAAGGTAACCGTACAG
- a CDS encoding S8 family serine peptidase, translated as MARTKINGVAIATLVTCSLFLSVSTFTHAKHPDENKLHPKLKKALENKSESWVYFVQMDLDPAVLYEGHLSGFKATKPKQGKRFDSKNEDVKKYRKHLKSKHDGALQGAGVRADKKIHDFSVALNGFTAKLSKDQATKLAKQPGVVKVRPDIIRYKTSENRSVSLGFSDAAGSWIRGATGEDVVVGIIDTGIWPEHPSFADDGSYGPSPVGVLDETRPSCHFGNAAHNEKDAVFQCNNKLLGARQMLDTYREFVGIEASEFDSARDDDGHGTHTGSTAAGNAGVAASIFGIPRGTVSGVAPRARIIAYKGLGLFGGFGSDLAAAIDQAVADGVDVINYSVGGGPSLEGPDDIAFLFAADAGVFVATSAGNDGPDPGTIGGPASVPWLTSVGASSGDQAFISEISLSGPGKAPEKLWGGSVTNGIENYNLVDADTVGDGSNGECLLPFPPGTFKANDAVLCNRYDFGVARTRRASNVAEGGAGAVLLHNVSAAHPNMTPTDNHPLPTVHMLKDVGQPLKDYLMSHTGQVQISFTQGETRNAREDSRVKTYMASFSSQGPDSVALDIIKPDVTAPGINILAGASPVHNGSAAQGESFQAIMGTSMSSPYVAGLFALIKQARPDWSPAVAKSALMTTAHQKVVKRDYTTAADPFDFGAGHVNTSAKANKDSMFEPGLAYDAGLYDYLGFMCDASPSVFSDPAGTCGLFAALGIQTEAYNLNLPSIGVAELAGKQVVMRTVTSVANESGCRTYEVDVDEPPGFDITVTPKKFTLQQGEAVTYQVIISNKNAPIGEWRFGSLTWEDHELDEDDANAPQCNPAVAGNRNRRESYRHYEVRSPIAVRATLFSSPSQVDLSGVDGSGDFTVRFGYTGNYLAAAHGLEPAVVTSDNVLQDPDQDFDPTDGFSNEHQFDVSNAALLRIAMPPDSVASPDTDLDIFVFDPNGNFVAASFKAGTDELIDIKQPINGTWTVYVHGWQTIGGSSDYQMYSWLIPATPGGNLVINSAPNAAMLGEDAALVFSWTNAAAGQWHLGALSHSGNNGVMGYTLVNVDNR; from the coding sequence TTGGCAAGAACCAAAATCAACGGCGTCGCTATCGCCACTCTGGTCACATGTAGTCTTTTTCTATCGGTGTCTACATTCACTCACGCAAAACATCCCGACGAAAACAAATTACATCCAAAGCTGAAAAAAGCGCTGGAGAACAAAAGCGAATCATGGGTTTATTTCGTTCAAATGGACTTGGATCCAGCTGTTTTGTACGAAGGTCATCTCTCCGGGTTTAAAGCCACAAAACCCAAGCAGGGTAAGCGCTTTGATTCGAAAAATGAAGATGTTAAGAAATATCGCAAACATCTCAAATCCAAGCACGATGGTGCACTCCAGGGGGCCGGTGTTAGGGCTGATAAAAAAATTCACGACTTTAGTGTCGCCCTCAATGGATTCACTGCAAAACTGAGCAAAGATCAGGCAACCAAGTTGGCTAAGCAGCCGGGTGTGGTTAAAGTGCGCCCAGATATTATTCGTTACAAAACTTCCGAAAACAGATCCGTGTCTCTGGGATTCAGCGATGCCGCGGGTTCCTGGATAAGAGGGGCGACGGGTGAAGACGTGGTAGTGGGTATAATCGATACCGGGATATGGCCCGAACACCCCAGCTTTGCCGACGACGGCAGTTACGGTCCGTCTCCGGTTGGAGTGCTGGATGAAACACGTCCCAGTTGTCATTTTGGTAACGCTGCACACAATGAAAAAGACGCGGTGTTTCAGTGCAACAATAAGCTGTTAGGTGCCCGCCAAATGTTAGATACCTACCGAGAATTTGTCGGTATCGAAGCCTCTGAATTTGATTCTGCCCGTGACGATGACGGTCACGGTACCCATACCGGTTCAACCGCCGCCGGTAATGCCGGAGTTGCAGCCAGTATTTTTGGTATCCCCAGAGGTACGGTTTCCGGAGTTGCTCCACGGGCTCGTATTATTGCTTATAAAGGTTTGGGTTTATTTGGTGGTTTTGGTTCGGATCTGGCGGCAGCCATCGATCAAGCGGTGGCAGATGGCGTCGACGTTATTAACTACTCTGTGGGAGGTGGGCCCAGCTTGGAAGGTCCGGATGACATCGCCTTTCTGTTTGCCGCAGACGCGGGTGTTTTTGTGGCCACCTCTGCCGGTAACGACGGTCCAGACCCGGGTACCATTGGCGGCCCGGCATCCGTACCCTGGTTGACCAGCGTAGGAGCCAGCTCCGGTGATCAGGCATTTATCAGTGAGATATCCCTTAGCGGCCCGGGAAAAGCGCCTGAAAAACTGTGGGGTGGCTCTGTAACCAATGGTATTGAAAACTACAACCTGGTAGATGCTGACACCGTAGGGGACGGTAGCAACGGTGAATGTTTGTTGCCTTTTCCTCCCGGAACGTTCAAGGCGAATGACGCCGTTTTATGTAACCGGTATGATTTTGGTGTGGCCCGAACCCGCCGTGCAAGCAACGTGGCCGAAGGTGGCGCAGGTGCTGTGTTGTTGCACAACGTGTCGGCCGCCCACCCCAATATGACGCCTACGGATAACCATCCCTTACCCACAGTGCATATGCTTAAAGACGTGGGGCAGCCCCTAAAAGATTACTTGATGTCTCATACAGGCCAAGTGCAAATCAGTTTTACGCAAGGTGAAACGCGCAACGCTCGCGAAGATTCACGGGTAAAAACCTATATGGCCTCGTTCAGCTCTCAAGGCCCGGACTCTGTCGCTTTGGATATTATTAAGCCCGATGTGACTGCGCCGGGTATCAATATATTGGCTGGCGCCAGCCCGGTGCACAATGGCTCGGCAGCGCAGGGGGAGTCGTTCCAGGCGATTATGGGAACGTCCATGTCCAGCCCCTACGTGGCGGGACTTTTTGCATTGATCAAGCAGGCGCGTCCGGACTGGAGTCCTGCCGTAGCCAAGTCAGCCCTGATGACGACCGCGCATCAAAAGGTGGTTAAGCGTGACTACACCACTGCGGCGGATCCCTTCGATTTTGGTGCCGGACATGTGAATACCAGCGCTAAAGCCAATAAGGATTCTATGTTTGAGCCGGGCTTGGCCTACGACGCCGGTTTGTACGACTATCTGGGATTTATGTGCGATGCCAGTCCCTCTGTCTTCTCGGACCCGGCGGGGACTTGTGGTTTGTTTGCGGCTTTAGGTATTCAGACCGAAGCGTATAACCTTAACTTGCCTTCCATCGGTGTTGCCGAATTGGCCGGAAAGCAGGTTGTCATGCGCACGGTGACCAGTGTGGCCAATGAGTCAGGTTGTAGAACCTATGAAGTGGATGTGGATGAGCCGCCGGGATTTGATATTACCGTCACCCCGAAAAAATTCACGTTACAACAAGGCGAGGCTGTCACTTATCAGGTCATCATTTCCAACAAGAACGCACCCATTGGCGAATGGCGTTTTGGGTCATTAACCTGGGAAGATCATGAATTGGACGAAGATGATGCAAATGCCCCTCAATGTAATCCCGCGGTGGCCGGCAATAGAAACCGGCGTGAAAGCTACCGTCACTATGAAGTTCGCAGTCCCATTGCGGTGCGGGCCACTTTATTCAGCTCGCCGAGCCAGGTTGACCTAAGTGGTGTCGACGGCTCTGGAGATTTTACGGTTCGCTTTGGTTATACCGGCAATTATCTTGCTGCAGCCCATGGCTTAGAACCGGCAGTAGTTACCTCTGATAATGTTCTACAAGATCCGGATCAAGATTTTGACCCGACTGACGGTTTTAGTAATGAACATCAGTTTGACGTCTCCAATGCCGCCTTGCTGAGAATAGCCATGCCACCGGATTCCGTCGCTTCACCCGATACGGATTTGGATATTTTTGTCTTTGACCCGAACGGTAATTTTGTAGCCGCGAGCTTCAAAGCCGGTACCGACGAGCTTATCGACATAAAACAGCCCATAAACGGTACCTGGACCGTTTATGTCCACGGTTGGCAAACCATTGGCGGTTCCTCCGACTACCAAATGTACAGTTGGCTAATTCCCGCCACTCCCGGCGGTAATTTGGTTATCAATTCCGCACCCAATGCCGCCATGCTTGGTGAGGATGCGGCGTTGGTATTTAGTTGGACCAACGCCGCTGCGGGGCAATGGCATCTGGGGGCCTTATCTCACAGCGGTAATAATGGCGTGATGGGGTATACCTTGGTGAATGTAGATAATAGATAG
- a CDS encoding MAPEG family protein: MNSLTVTSTVASFLAIIMLPLTMQVTLRRIELGKAMGDIGGVAFGDGNDEILKRRRVAFGNFVEYVPMCVVMLALMEYHNASISLTWAVGSLLIAGRCIHALSVLYTSNPAPKAIGMFMTYAAFVVPAIWLLFA, translated from the coding sequence TTGAATAGCTTAACGGTGACATCGACAGTGGCGTCCTTTCTGGCAATTATTATGCTGCCCTTAACCATGCAGGTTACCTTGCGACGAATCGAACTGGGTAAGGCTATGGGTGACATTGGTGGTGTGGCTTTTGGCGATGGGAATGATGAGATTTTAAAGCGCCGCAGAGTGGCCTTTGGAAATTTTGTTGAATATGTGCCCATGTGCGTTGTTATGCTGGCATTAATGGAATATCACAATGCTTCGATTTCTCTTACGTGGGCGGTGGGTAGTTTGTTGATAGCAGGTCGGTGTATTCATGCATTGAGTGTTTTGTATACCAGCAATCCCGCGCCAAAGGCCATAGGTATGTTTATGACCTATGCTGCGTTTGTAGTACCTGCGATATGGTTATTGTTTGCGTAA
- a CDS encoding SRPBCC domain-containing protein — protein MMNTDAGPLVIRRVYHHNIHRVFNAFSTADAVKQWFAPDDSIRTHVTQYDFCEGGAYRMEFTLSEGIVTSLLGSFQTITEPTHLVFSFCWEKPDPHADIETVVSIDFVSNGETTEIIVSQIKLKDSGMRSRHAEGWLGTLHRLEKYLEMTEYKGEPN, from the coding sequence ATGATGAATACTGACGCGGGGCCCTTAGTAATACGTCGAGTCTATCACCACAATATACACCGGGTGTTTAACGCGTTTTCAACGGCCGACGCCGTTAAACAATGGTTCGCTCCGGATGATAGTATCCGCACTCACGTGACCCAATACGATTTTTGTGAGGGTGGTGCTTATCGCATGGAATTCACCCTGTCTGAGGGGATTGTCACCTCATTGCTTGGCTCTTTCCAAACAATAACAGAGCCGACACATCTGGTTTTTTCGTTCTGTTGGGAAAAACCGGACCCGCACGCTGATATTGAAACGGTAGTGAGCATAGATTTTGTAAGCAATGGCGAAACCACGGAAATTATTGTTTCTCAGATTAAATTAAAAGATTCCGGTATGCGCTCCCGTCACGCTGAAGGATGGCTGGGAACATTACACAGACTGGAAAAATATTTGGAAATGACTGAATACAAAGGAGAACCAAATTGA
- a CDS encoding metalloregulator ArsR/SmtB family transcription factor: MAIHASKSLDRIFHALGDESRRKVLATISHRGQCSAGELVDLFSSSQPTVSKHLKVMENAGLLVREVHGRQHFFSINAAPLKEADAWLQRHLAFWESSLQKLEKYLDNETGA, encoded by the coding sequence ATGGCTATACATGCTTCAAAAAGTCTGGATCGTATATTTCACGCTTTAGGTGATGAGTCACGGCGTAAGGTTTTGGCAACAATCAGTCATCGAGGCCAATGTTCTGCGGGTGAGTTAGTGGACTTGTTCAGTTCGTCGCAACCCACCGTCTCAAAACATTTAAAGGTCATGGAAAACGCCGGGCTGCTGGTAAGGGAAGTACATGGCAGGCAGCACTTTTTCAGTATAAACGCTGCCCCTCTTAAAGAGGCTGACGCGTGGTTGCAACGCCACCTCGCTTTTTGGGAAAGTAGTTTACAGAAACTGGAGAAATATTTGGACAATGAAACAGGTGCATGA
- a CDS encoding cupin domain-containing protein, translating into MKFDNLLIAPLVGVQNTEVVVSHVSIPPYTRLPMHWHPGEEFAYVLDGSLILHQEGEDDVSFTKGDVGVVPFKKVHTIETQNESATLLVFRVHAQGQPERVLVEAQKTA; encoded by the coding sequence ATGAAATTCGATAACTTGCTTATTGCTCCACTTGTTGGAGTCCAAAATACAGAAGTCGTGGTAAGCCATGTGAGTATTCCGCCTTACACCCGTTTGCCTATGCATTGGCACCCGGGTGAAGAGTTTGCATACGTACTGGATGGTTCCTTAATCTTACATCAAGAAGGCGAGGATGATGTGAGTTTCACCAAAGGTGACGTTGGTGTAGTTCCGTTTAAAAAGGTTCATACCATAGAAACTCAGAATGAAAGTGCCACCTTACTGGTATTTCGAGTGCATGCACAAGGTCAGCCGGAACGGGTGCTGGTCGAGGCGCAAAAGACGGCTTGA
- a CDS encoding cupin domain-containing protein, with the protein MKNVFGITCLLVASTTVAYSQEIGVARFAEGQVQHTVYAKQIQWKPCPPNVPKNCEMIVLSGHPQKPDMFTVRFRATGDFYMPPHTHPKDERVTLLEGEAAVAFGEKATRQDAKEFGPGDYYINKRGSVHKVWMVKGAVMQITGIGPWEIHFVDKH; encoded by the coding sequence ATGAAAAATGTCTTCGGAATCACATGTTTATTGGTTGCAAGCACCACGGTTGCCTATTCCCAGGAAATTGGCGTTGCCCGTTTCGCCGAAGGACAAGTGCAGCATACTGTCTACGCGAAACAAATTCAGTGGAAACCGTGTCCGCCCAATGTCCCCAAAAACTGCGAAATGATCGTGCTGTCGGGGCATCCGCAAAAACCCGATATGTTCACCGTACGTTTTCGTGCTACGGGGGATTTCTATATGCCGCCACACACTCACCCGAAAGACGAGCGTGTCACCTTGCTGGAGGGCGAAGCGGCTGTGGCGTTTGGAGAAAAGGCTACCCGGCAAGATGCCAAAGAGTTTGGTCCCGGTGACTATTACATCAACAAACGCGGCAGTGTTCATAAAGTATGGATGGTTAAAGGGGCGGTGATGCAAATAACCGGCATTGGTCCCTGGGAAATTCACTTTGTGGATAAGCATTAA
- a CDS encoding AraC family transcriptional regulator — MVEHRNTTATVRMVLKACESAGVDTDELLQLAAIERQTALHPDGEVTFVQMRDFWQNAFRLSGDPFLGMRAAQHVEMGDFKCLDYLSANAATLGQCLESFCRYMPLLNTWIAWEIAKDDHQVTYRMLSHAGVIPPHSYEFVFSVYVKRAREVSHTDWAPALIRFPFPKPADQQQHLSFFRSPIEYDCPAGELVLSKEHWKLPLPYSDEHLMRVLDEHARLLLAQRPIPEDFVGRVRREIVRELHGGEALRDTIAKKLHMSPRTLQRRLDENGIAYADLLDEVRADLAKNKLQACELSLTEIGFLLGFSEQSAFTRAFKRWTGKTPLEYRRLNSTI, encoded by the coding sequence ATGGTAGAACACCGAAATACTACTGCCACCGTACGCATGGTACTCAAAGCCTGCGAGTCGGCCGGCGTGGATACAGACGAGCTGTTGCAACTGGCGGCAATCGAACGACAAACCGCACTACACCCTGACGGTGAAGTGACGTTTGTGCAAATGCGCGATTTTTGGCAAAACGCATTCCGCCTATCCGGGGACCCGTTCTTGGGCATGCGTGCCGCACAACATGTGGAAATGGGCGACTTTAAATGCCTGGATTATCTCAGCGCCAATGCGGCCACACTGGGTCAGTGCCTTGAGAGTTTTTGCCGCTACATGCCATTGCTAAACACGTGGATCGCCTGGGAAATTGCAAAAGACGACCATCAGGTTACCTATCGAATGCTGTCTCATGCAGGCGTTATTCCACCTCACTCCTACGAATTTGTATTTAGCGTCTACGTTAAAAGAGCCCGTGAAGTTAGCCACACAGATTGGGCACCTGCACTGATTCGATTTCCCTTCCCAAAACCTGCAGACCAGCAGCAACATCTAAGCTTTTTCCGCTCACCCATAGAATACGATTGCCCTGCCGGCGAACTTGTTCTTTCCAAGGAGCATTGGAAGCTACCCTTACCCTACAGCGACGAACATCTCATGCGCGTACTGGACGAACACGCGCGTCTACTACTGGCACAACGGCCGATACCGGAAGACTTTGTAGGGCGGGTGCGCCGGGAAATCGTGCGTGAACTTCACGGTGGCGAGGCGCTGCGTGACACCATCGCTAAAAAATTGCATATGAGCCCGCGCACCCTGCAACGACGCCTGGACGAAAACGGTATTGCTTATGCGGATCTTTTAGATGAAGTCCGCGCAGATCTGGCCAAGAATAAACTCCAAGCTTGTGAGCTTTCGCTCACAGAAATCGGTTTTCTGCTGGGGTTCTCTGAACAAAGTGCTTTTACTCGCGCTTTTAAACGCTGGACAGGAAAAACTCCGCTGGAGTACCGGCGCTTGAACAGCACAATATAA
- a CDS encoding lipase family protein, with translation MPKGNTLTPLEAAQIATNVYFTLDSWIHFTPRANTESMKNIQNRVLGNASVGSPQPGSGRTHVNSSLKGGGLGSAQIANVHSATTGVLLTQTSGFGYTLSFQGDGSKHVVIATRGTRPEMNAMPDLVTDLRATMRNYGDYGPVHTGFLKTYESIAANLDRDKALIESADVIHCVGHSLGGAIATLIAGRYAGSGKKVKLYTFGCPRVGAGNTYLNFERRIGVENIHRVSHDLDPVTLIGPYPFIHIQPRFDDRSNLILPSRSGSFLTAANHDMDLYIQSAAGKQWSDLRLEKAEIKHKDDILASWLLRDDNTGWVRYACVKTLSYLFRLFRSALRVLSTAVVLGLSMIDVVAEILIRGLHLVGQFSKQLLQLLEHTAYWATGIRIKGKENFTSELIRELLEKMFQVVKTTSIEAIGKVQRNIKPVALSVGTTWALSSFNVI, from the coding sequence ATGCCAAAAGGAAATACGCTTACACCACTTGAAGCGGCACAGATTGCGACCAACGTCTACTTTACTCTGGACAGCTGGATTCACTTTACGCCTCGGGCAAATACCGAATCCATGAAGAACATACAAAACCGGGTTTTAGGTAATGCCAGTGTCGGCAGCCCTCAACCGGGGTCCGGGCGAACTCACGTTAACAGCTCCCTAAAGGGTGGTGGCCTGGGTTCAGCACAAATTGCCAATGTTCATTCCGCAACCACCGGGGTTTTGTTAACCCAAACCTCGGGGTTTGGATATACGCTGAGTTTCCAGGGCGACGGAAGCAAGCATGTAGTCATAGCCACCCGTGGAACCCGGCCGGAAATGAACGCCATGCCGGACTTAGTGACTGATTTGCGAGCAACCATGCGCAATTACGGCGACTACGGCCCGGTACACACCGGCTTCTTAAAAACCTATGAAAGCATTGCGGCGAATTTAGACCGGGACAAAGCCTTAATCGAAAGTGCCGATGTGATTCACTGTGTGGGTCATAGTTTAGGGGGAGCCATTGCGACCTTAATCGCCGGCCGCTACGCGGGGAGTGGTAAGAAAGTAAAACTGTATACCTTTGGCTGCCCACGGGTAGGTGCAGGCAATACTTATCTGAATTTTGAACGTAGAATAGGCGTGGAAAACATACATCGAGTCAGCCACGACCTCGACCCGGTCACATTGATTGGCCCTTATCCCTTCATCCACATACAGCCCAGGTTTGACGATCGAAGCAACCTGATTCTGCCATCACGCAGCGGGAGCTTCTTAACCGCTGCCAATCACGATATGGATTTGTACATACAGTCCGCCGCCGGCAAGCAATGGTCGGATTTACGACTGGAGAAAGCCGAAATTAAACACAAAGACGATATCCTGGCCAGCTGGCTGTTGCGTGACGACAATACCGGATGGGTCCGCTATGCATGTGTTAAAACACTATCCTATCTGTTCAGGCTGTTTCGTAGCGCCTTACGCGTGTTGAGTACCGCAGTCGTGCTGGGATTGTCCATGATTGATGTCGTAGCCGAAATATTGATACGAGGACTTCATCTGGTTGGCCAGTTCAGCAAACAACTATTGCAACTACTGGAACACACAGCCTATTGGGCCACCGGAATCCGTATCAAAGGAAAAGAAAACTTTACCTCCGAGTTAATTCGCGAGTTATTGGAGAAAATGTTTCAAGTTGTTAAAACCACCAGCATTGAAGCCATTGGAAAAGTGCAAAGAAACATTAAACCTGTCGCACTATCGGTCGGCACCACCTGGGCGTTGTCCAGCTTCAATGTCATATAG